CGCCCGGCGGGCGCCCGCGTCCCAGACCAGCGACATCACCGCGAAGGCGACGAGGAAGAAGACCCCCGACCACTTGACCGCGCAGGCCGCGCCCAGGCACAGACCGGCCGCGATCCGCCACGGCCGCACCCCCAGCCACGGACCGTGGTCACTCATCGGCGAGGTCTCGTACCAGGCCACCAGCCGCTCCCGGGCCTGGTCGCGGTCGGCGACCAGGCAGGCGAAGGCCGCCAGCACCCAGAACATCAGGAAGATGTCGAGCAGCGCGGTGCGCGACAGCACGTAGTGCAGGCCGTCGAGGGACAGCAGGAACCCGGCCAGGCAGCCCAGCATGGTCGAGCGGGTCATCCGGCGGGCGACCCTGGCCAGGATCAGGATCGACAGCACCCCGACCACCGCGCCGGCGAACCGCCAGCCGTAGGGGTTCATGCCGAAGATCTGCTCGCCCAGGCCGATCATCCACTTGCCCAGCGGCGGGTGGACCACGTAGGAGGCGCACTTGTCGAGCTCGGCGGGCGCGCACTGCTGCCAGATCCCGGTGCCGCCCCCCATCAGGATCTTGTCGGCGTCCTTGACGACGTTGTGCTCGGCACCGAAGTTGAGCAGCGCCCAGGCGTCCTTGGCGTAGTACGTCTCGTCGAACATGACCGCGCGCGGATGGCCGAGGTTCGTGAAGCGCAGGATCGCCCCGAACGCCGTGACCAGCAGCGGACCCAGCCAGCCCCACAGGGCGCCACCGGGCATCGGCGGCACCAGCCGGTCGCGCGCCGAGCCCCGCCACCCGCCGGGCGGCTTGGGCTCCGGCTGCTCTGGCGCCTGATTGGTGAAGTCGGTCACGGCCACCCGGACATCGTACGGTCCTCTCACCGCCCCCAGCTCAGGAAAAATCTGCCGGATGCCCAATTCTGGAACTTCTCCCCAGGCCGGGGGGCCATCCGAAATGCGGGAGGATGGAGCGGTGACGGACAACGGCAGGCTTGTGCTGGCAGGGGCTCCGATCGGGCAGGTGGGCGACGCCTCGCCCCGGCTGCGGCTGGCGCTGGAGAGTGCCGACGTGGTCGCGGCGGAGGACACCCGGAGGCTGCGCCGCCTGGCGGGTGAGCTGGGCGCGGAGATCGGCGGCCGGGTCGTCTCCTACTACGACGCCAACGAGGCCGGGCGGGCCGCGGAGCTCCTCCAGGCCCTCAAGGACGGCAAGACCGTGCTGGTGATCACCGACGCGGGCATGCCCGGCGTCTCCGACCCCGGTTACCGCCTCACCCACCTGGCGGTCGAGGCGGGGATCACGGTCACCTCGCTGCCGGGACCGTCCGCGGTGACCACGGCGCTGGCCGTCTCGGGGCTGCCCAGCGACCGGTTCTGCTTCGAGGGCTTCCCGCCGCGCAAGTCCGGTGAGCGCTCCCGCAGGCTCTCGGCGCTCGCGGAGGAGGAGCGCACGATGGTCTTCTTCGAGGCGCCGCACCGGCTGCACGTCGCGCTGGCGGCGATGGCGGAGGCGTTCGGCGCCGACCGGGGGGCGGCGGTCTGCCGGGAGCTCACCAAGACGTACGAGGAGGTGCGGCGGGGCGGTCTCGGGGAGCTGGCCGAGTGGGCCGCCGGGGGTGTCAGGGGGGAGATCACGGTCGTCGTCGCGGGGTACGCCGGGCAGGCCCTGCCGCCGGTGATCGGGGACCTGGTCGAGGAGGTGGCACGCCGGGAGGAGACGGGGGTGCCGAGAAAGCAGGCGATCGTGGATGTGGCGAAGGCGGCGGGAATTCCCAAACGCGATCTTTATGACGCTGTCCATCGCGGCTGATTTATCACCATAATTGCCCGAATGGGATTGATACGGGATCGCCTCTTGCCGCCCATGCAGGGAAGCGTGGCCTGGGGTTGGCTGGGACCTTTGCTGGTCGCGGCGTTCGGAGGGGTCCTGCGTTTCGTCAATCTCGGGCGGCCGCACGCGGTCGTGTTCGACGAGACGTACTACGCCAAGGACGCCTGGACGCTGATCAATTACGGGGTGGAGCGGGCCTCGCTCGGCACCGTGGAGGACCCGATCGCCGATCGGATGATCATCGCGGGAAAGACCGACTTCCTGGTCAAGTGCACGCCGCCGGAGGCCGACCCCTGCCCGCTCTACGTGGCCCACCCGCCGCTGGGCAAGTGGATGATCGGCCTGGGCGAGCAGATCTTCGGCATGAACCCCTACGGCTGGCGGTTCGCCGGTGCGGTGGTCGGGGTGCTGTCGATCCTGATCCTGGCCAGGGTCGCCCGCCGGATGACCCGCTCGACCATGCTGGGCTGCCTGGCCGGGCTGCTTCTCGCGCTGGACGGGCTCCACCTCGTGCTGTCGCGCACCGCGCTGCTCGACATCTTCCTGATGTTCTGGGTGCTGGCGGCCTTCGCCTGCCTGGTCGCCGACCGCGACTGGGCGAGGGGACGGCTGGTGGCCTGGTACGAGACCTCGCCGCTCAGCGACCACGGGCCAGGCCTTGGGGCGCGGCCGTGGCGGATCGCGGCGGGCCTGTGCCTGGGCGCGGCCTGCGCGGTCAAGTGGTCGGGGGTCTTCTTCCTCGTCGCCTTCGCGGTGATGTCGCTGGTCTGGGACGCGGGCGCCCGCCGGGCGATCGGCCTGCGCAGACCGTACGCGGGGGCGCTGAACAGGGACCTGACCGGCGTCGTGCTGGTGATGGGCCTGCTGCCCGCCGTCACCTACATCGCCTCCTGGACCGGCTGGTTCGCCTCGCCGCTGGGCTGGGGCCGCAACTGGGCCCAGGCGACCTCGCAGGGCCCGGTGTTCTTCGTCTTCGACTCGATCCGGTCGTGGCTGAGCTACCAGGTGCAGGTGCTCGGCTACCACACCGGGCTGGACGAGGGGCACAGCTACCAGTCGGCCCCCTGGACCTGGCCCCTCCTCTCCCGCCCGGTGGCGTTCCACTACCCGCCCGACAAGACCGGATG
This region of Streptosporangium sp. NBC_01495 genomic DNA includes:
- a CDS encoding dolichyl-phosphate-mannose--protein mannosyltransferase → MQGSVAWGWLGPLLVAAFGGVLRFVNLGRPHAVVFDETYYAKDAWTLINYGVERASLGTVEDPIADRMIIAGKTDFLVKCTPPEADPCPLYVAHPPLGKWMIGLGEQIFGMNPYGWRFAGAVVGVLSILILARVARRMTRSTMLGCLAGLLLALDGLHLVLSRTALLDIFLMFWVLAAFACLVADRDWARGRLVAWYETSPLSDHGPGLGARPWRIAAGLCLGAACAVKWSGVFFLVAFAVMSLVWDAGARRAIGLRRPYAGALNRDLTGVVLVMGLLPAVTYIASWTGWFASPLGWGRNWAQATSQGPVFFVFDSIRSWLSYQVQVLGYHTGLDEGHSYQSAPWTWPLLSRPVAFHYPPDKTGCGAGSCAEAVLGVGTPVIWYGGLAALIAMIAWYVATRDWRAGAVLLGYAAGWLPWFYYALADNRTMYLFYAITMLPFMILALTLAAGLIIGRADAAPNRRAVGAAVVGAFTLLALINLGWLYPVLVAELIPHSQWWARMLFRSWV
- the rsmI gene encoding 16S rRNA (cytidine(1402)-2'-O)-methyltransferase, translating into MREDGAVTDNGRLVLAGAPIGQVGDASPRLRLALESADVVAAEDTRRLRRLAGELGAEIGGRVVSYYDANEAGRAAELLQALKDGKTVLVITDAGMPGVSDPGYRLTHLAVEAGITVTSLPGPSAVTTALAVSGLPSDRFCFEGFPPRKSGERSRRLSALAEEERTMVFFEAPHRLHVALAAMAEAFGADRGAAVCRELTKTYEEVRRGGLGELAEWAAGGVRGEITVVVAGYAGQALPPVIGDLVEEVARREETGVPRKQAIVDVAKAAGIPKRDLYDAVHRG
- a CDS encoding dolichyl-phosphate-mannose--protein mannosyltransferase gives rise to the protein MAVTDFTNQAPEQPEPKPPGGWRGSARDRLVPPMPGGALWGWLGPLLVTAFGAILRFTNLGHPRAVMFDETYYAKDAWALLNFGAEHNVVKDADKILMGGGTGIWQQCAPAELDKCASYVVHPPLGKWMIGLGEQIFGMNPYGWRFAGAVVGVLSILILARVARRMTRSTMLGCLAGFLLSLDGLHYVLSRTALLDIFLMFWVLAAFACLVADRDQARERLVAWYETSPMSDHGPWLGVRPWRIAAGLCLGAACAVKWSGVFFLVAFAVMSLVWDAGARRAIGLRRPYGGVFSKDLPSALPALALLPAVTYIASWAGWFVSAGGWGRNWAQATSQGPVFFVFDSFRSWLSYHFQVLGFHTGLATPHNYESDPWSWPLLLRPVAFFYESPKGACGADSCSQAVLGVGTPVIWYGGLAALIAMIAWYVATRDWRAGAVLLGYAAGWLPWFYWAIADSRTMFLFYAIPMVPFMILAIVLAAGLILGPVSAPQGRRIVGAAVVGAFALLALVNFWWLYPVLTAEIIPYAEWSSRMLFKKGWI